One genomic window of Etheostoma spectabile isolate EspeVRDwgs_2016 chromosome 5, UIUC_Espe_1.0, whole genome shotgun sequence includes the following:
- the ppef2a gene encoding serine/threonine-protein phosphatase with EF-hands 2: protein MGCGVTKSNQFHKNSGKAVTTIKSAILIQRWYRQYVARTEMRRKYTWHIFQSIEYSGEQAQIKLYNFLGYLMDNFTPTSNERNLISHIFRDNEVCKDAEWERFFCYKKIEVPEIYSGPHLTFPLTVEQAVGLVEAFRNKKQLHSRYVLQLLLETLKQIRMLPNINRIATCQSKEITICGDLHGQLEDLLLIFYKNDMPSMEKPYVFNGDFVDRGNDSIEILLILFSFMLVYPSDVHLNRGNHEDHIVNLRYGFTKEVLTKYKMHGKRILKLLQEIFSWLPLATVIDQKVLVLHGGISDTTDLSVLARVDRHSYVSALRPPKKRNQVSAASSVDVETEEDVSSHNKLSQRRTSLTYPKPLVREIFQNRSLQDFSGLIKVNTVDDVELHSRRPSFSIQEINRPENETTQAESVTSENSNEEWKQILDLLWSDPMNQDGCVPNEVRGGGCYWGPDVTEDFLNKHNLQLIIRSHECKQDGYEFCHNRKVLTLFSASNYYDVGSNRGAYVKLGPDLVPYLIQYQASSMIRELTVRQSVGRTERSALKVLREQLFAHKSDLVCAFKMFDSKNTGYVSVHDWATAVESVMHLGLPWRMLYSQLVTSKTSDSMINYHEWFNDLAIKGTNTDHIDQSLLETLYRHRSTLETIFRMVDTDNSGFITIEDFRQTWKLLSVYLKMEITDDAISDLAVTIDRNQDGSIDIDEFMEAFRLTDKKSRLERGRSMFMGTATDLTKLEGDLNI from the exons ATGGGATGTGGTGTCACAAAGTCCAACCAGTTCCACAAAAACTCCGGAAAAG CTGTCACAA ctaTAAAATCAGCCATCCTCATTCAGCGATGGTATCGTCAGTATGTCGCCCGCACAGAGATGAGACGGAAATACACCTGGCACATCTTTCAGTCCATCGAATACTCAGGAGAACAGGCTCAGATAAAG CTTTATAACTTCCTCGGCTACCTCATGGACAATTTCACACCTACAAGCAATGAGA GGAATTTGATCTCGCACATCTTCAGAGATAACGAAGTCTGCAAGGACGCAGAGTGGGAGAGGTTTTTCTGCTATAAGAAAATAGAAGTGCCAGAGATTTACTCAGGACCTCACCTCACCTTCCCTCTGACGGTAGAGCAGGCGGTCGGGCTGGTGGAGGCCTTTAGGAACAAGAAG CAGCTGCACTCGCGCTACGTCCTCCAGCTGCTGCTTGAGACGCTGAAACAGATCCGGATGTTGCCCAATATCAACCGCATCGCTACCTGCCAAAGCAAAGAAATCACTATTTGTG GTGACTTGCACGGACAACTAGAAGACCTGCTGCTCATTTTCTACAAG AATGACATGCCATCCATGGAGAAGCCCTATGTGTTTAACGGAGACTTTGTAGACCGAGGCAACGACTCCATCGAGatcctcctcatcctgtttTCATTCATGCTTGTCTATCCGAGTGACGTCCACCTCAACAGAGGAAACCACGAGGACCATATAGTCAACCTGAG GTACGGCTTCACAAAGGAAGTGCTGACTAAATACAAG ATGCATGGCAAACGGATCCTGAAGTTGCTTCAGGAGATTTTCAGCTGGTTGCCGTTAGCAACGGTGATCGACCAGAAGGTGCTGGTACTCCACGGAGGGATCTCCGACACCACAGACCTCAGTGTCCTCGCCCGAGTGGACAGACATAGT TATGTCTCAGCCCTGAGGCCTCCAAAGAAGAGGAATCAAGTCTCAGCAGCATCGTCCGTTGACgtagagacagaggaggacgtCTCGTCCCACAACAAGCTCAGCCAGCGTCGGACCTCCCTCACGTATCCCAAACCCCTCGTCCGTGAAATCTTCCAGAACCGCTCGCTGCAGGACTTCTCCGGACTGATCAAAGTTAACACGGTGGATGATGTGGAGCTCCACAGCAGGAGACCGTCCTTTTCCATCCAGGAAATCAACAGACCAGAAAATGAGACGACTCAGGCTGAGTCTGTCACCAGTGAAAATTCCAACGAGGAGTGGAAGCAG ATCCTGGACCTGCTGTGGAGCGACCCGATGAACCAGGATGGCTGTGTGCCCAACGAGGTGCGGGGCGGAGGCTGCTACTGGGGCCCCGACGTCACAGAGGACTTCCTGAACAAACACAACCTGCAACTAATCATCCGCTCCCACGAGTGTAAACAGGACGGTTACGAGTTCTGCCACAACCGAAAG GTCCTCACTCTGTTCTCCGCCTCCAATTACTACGATGTAGGAAGCAACAGGGGGGCCTACGTGAAGTTGGGTCCAGACCTTGTGCCTTATTTAATTCAGTACCAGGCCAGCAGCATGATCCGAGAGCTTACCGTGAGACAAAg TGTTGGACGAACCGAGCGCTCAGCCCTTAAAGTCCTGCGGGAGCAGCTGTTTGCGCACAAATCTGACCTTGTCTGTGCCTTCAAAATGTTCGACAGCAAGAACACAG GTTATGTGAGTGTACACGACTGGGCCACTGCAGTGGAGAGTGTGATGCACCTCGGTCTGCCCTGGAGAATGCTCTACTCTCAGCTGGTCACCAGTAAAACCAGTGATAGCATGATCAACTACCACGAGTGGTTCAATGATCTCGCCATCAAAGGAACAAACACAGAT CACATAGACCAAAGTCTACTTGAGACTTTATATCGCCACCGCTCCACCTTGGAGACCATCTTCAGAATGGTAGACACCGACAACTCAG GCTTCATAACCATCGAGGACTTCCGGCAGACCTGGAAGCTGCTGAGTGTCTACCTAAAGATGGAGATCACAGATGATGCAATCTCTGACCTGGCCGTCACCATTGACCGCAACCAGGACGGCAGCATCGACATCGACGAGTTCATGGAGGCCTTCCGCCTCACGGACAAGAAGAGTCGGCTGGAGCGAGGACGCAGCATGTTCATGGGGACGGCCACCGACCTCACCAAGCTTGAGGGAGACCTCAACATATGA